The sequence GCTGACCCGTGCGCGGGTGGTAAAAAAGCGCTCGGCGGTGCGTTCGGCGTCGCGCCAATACCCCAGTGCCAGCCCCACGCCGCCGATCATCAGCTCGCCCGGTACATGGTCGGGGGTGGGATTGAGCGAGGCATCGAGCACATACAACTGCTGGTGCGTCATGGCCTGCCCGTAAGGAATGCTGCTCCAGTGCGGGTCGAGGGCCTGCACCTCATACAGCACCGACCAGATCGAGGCCTCGGTGGCCCCGCCCAGACTGACCACCCGCGCCGCAGGAAGTTCGCGCAGCACGCGGCTCATCAGGGGCAGAGGAATCCAGTCGCCACTCAGCAGGATGAGGCGCAGACGGGCGAGCACTGCCGAGCCGGGCACCACGTCCAGCAGCAGACCCAGCAGGGCCGGAACCGAGTTCCAGACGGTAACGCCGTGCGCCTGAACCAGCGCCAGCCAGTGCCGGGGATCGCGCCGCCCGGCATGATCGGGCAGCACCAGTGTCGCGCCCGCCGCCAGCGTCCCGAACACGTCATAGACCGACAGATCGAAGGTCAGCGCCGAAACGCCCAGCACCACGTCCCCGGCACCCACGCCGTAGCGGGCATTCACGTCCAGCACGGTATTGACCGCGCCCCGGTGATCGATCATCACGCCTTTTGGCAGACCGGTCGAACCAGACGTGTAGATGACGTAGGCGAGATCGGTCGGCTGCACCGGGTGGGCGAGAACGGGCGCAGCAGCGGGCAAAAAAGCGTCTTCGATGCTCAGCAGGTGCGCCGATGCTGGCAGCAGGCGCGTCAGGGTGTCGTGCAGATGGGGGTGGGCGCGGCGGGGATGCGTCAGGACGGTGGTCGCGCCGCTCGTTTCCAGCAGCAGCTTCAGGCGCTCCGCCGGAACATCCGGATCGATGGGCAGATACGCTCCCCCGGCCCGCAGCACACCCAGCACCGCCACCACACCTTCCCAGCCGCGCTCCAGCACCACCGCCACCACCGCTGCCCGCTGCACCTCCAGCGTCGCCGCCAGCGCTGCCGAACGCTGCTCCAGCTCGTGATAGGTCAGGGTTCTGCCGCCCGCCTTCAGTGCGGCAGCCGTGGGCTGCTGCCTGGCGCGGTCTTCAAACAGGCTGTGCAGCGTGGCCGAACTGGTCAAGGGGTCATGGGTCGGCGGCGTCAGCGGCGTCGGCGCAGCTTGCGGCACGGGGGCCAGGGCGTGCTGGGTGGCGGCCCAGATGCGCGGGTCGCTGCACAGCGCGTTCAGCAGCGCCACGTTCGCCGCGAACATCTCATCGAGCAGGCCCGGCGGATACAGGCCATCCCGCGTGTCCCACTGCATGATCAGGCTGCCGCCCTGCTCGTACACCTGATGGTCGAGCGAGACCTGCGGCGTCTGCGACAGGCCGTAGACCACCTGTACGGGCAGAACGGGCGTGAAACTGTCGCCCGCCTCCAGACCGCCCGCCAGATGACTGGTAAAGACCACCGGACGCAGCGCCCGGGCCGCACCGTGCAGCCGCGCCAGTTCGCGCTGAACGCGCACGCCGCTCAGGGCGCGGTGTTCCAGATCAGCAAAGAGCTGCTGCTGAAGACGCGAAACGCGGGCCGTGAAAGGTTCGGTGGGCGTCAGGTCGCATTCCAGCAGCACGGTACTGGTGAAGTCTCCGACGAGGGCTGGCACCGCCGGATGCAGCGGCAGGCGGTTGAACACCGTCAGATTGAGTGTAAAGTGCCGCTCGCCGCTCCAGCTCGCCAACACCTGCGAGAACGCCCCCAGCAGCACGGCGGCGGGCGTCAGGCCATGCGCCGCCGCCTGCGCCTTCAGCCGCTTCCAGTGCTCGGGGGACAGCTCGGCTCGGCGGCGCGTGAAGGTCTGGGTGTCCTGCTCCGGCGATGGACGGCGCAGCGGCAGCGGGGGCGCGGGGGCAGCTCTTCGGTGCGGGCGAACCAGTACGCCTGAGCCTGCTGCTCGGTGTCGGAACCGCGCAGCCCCGCCTGAGCACTCAGGTAGTCGCGGAAGGTGATGGGCAGCGGCGGCAGAGTCAGGTCGGGATCGGCGTAGAAGCGGAACCACTCCTCCAGCACGATCTGAAAGCTGCGGAGATCGAGAATCAGCATGTCGAAACTGATGCATACCCGGCTCAGCCCGTCCTGAAGGCGGAACACCTGCGCCGCGAACATCGGCCACACCGCCGGGTCGTACACGCGGGCCTGCATCGCCTCGCGGCTGTGCTGAAGTGCCCCTTCCTGCTGCTCCGCCGACAGGCCGCGCAGATCGCCCTCCGCGATTTCATACGCTGGCACGTGTTCGAGCACCTGCTGACGACCATCCGGGCGCACCACCATTCGCAGCAGGTCGTGGCGCTGCACCACCTGCCCCCATGCCCGGCTCATGCGGGCCGTGTCGGTGATCGGCAGGTCGAATTCGCTGTAGATGTGCGCCCCGACGCCGCCGAGTTCCAGCGTGTCGCTGCGTCCGATCCAGTAGGCGTGCTGGATGTCGGTGAGCGCAAACGGCTCGAAGCGCTGCGCCGGATCGGGCGTCAGCCGTGGCAGCGCTTCAGGAATAGGAGCGGACGACGCTGGCGTCTGTTCGGCCAGTTTGCCGCGCTCGCGCAGCAGCCGCAGCAGCAGCGCCCGCTTTTCGTCGGGGCTGAGAGCAGCGGTCGATGGAGTCGTGGTCGTCACGCGCCACCTGAGGCGGGGGGTGTGGCTTCCTTGCTCAGCAGCTCTGCCAGCAGCGCGTCGAGTTGATCCTCCCGCAGTGCAGCGAGTTGATCTTCGCGCAGACTCTCCACCGGGGGCGCGAGATCAGCTGGGACGCGGTGGAGCGCTTCCGGCTGGCTGCTCTCCGGTGCGCCCGCCGTCAATTCCAGACCCTCCAGCACGAAGTCGGTGAGGCCGCGCAGCGTCACGCCGCCCACGAACTTCATCGGCGGAATCTTGACGCCCGTTTCCGCCTGAATCTGCCCGCCCAGTTCGACGGCCATCAGCGAATCCACCCCCATCTTCATGATCGCCTGATCGGGGTCGAGCTTGCCGGGCGAGGTGCCCAGGATGCGGGCCAGCTGCTCGGCCAGTCGGTGCAACAGGAGGGCCTGACGCTCTTCCTCGCCCAGCAGCCGCAGCGTTTCTACAAAATCGGCGGCACTGCCCTGACCCGCCCCGGCGTCGGCACTTTCTGCGCCCAGCAGACCCGCCAGACGCGGCGGCAAGGCCACTCCCCGCGCCGAGGCCAGTGCAGGCCAGCGAACATCGGCCACGCCAACGCCCGCAACAGGAGCAGACAGCAACGCTTCGAGCGCCGCGAGCAGCCGCGTGACCGGCACAGGCGGCACGCCCGCCGCTTCCAGCCGCGCCGCCACCCCGGTTTCCTGGGCCAGATAGCCCACGCCCTGCACCGCGCCCCAGTTGACGCTCAGGGCGGGCAGACCCAGCCCCCGGCGATGGCCCGCCAGCGCATCGAGGAAGGTGTTGGCAGCGGCGTAGTTGGCCTGACCCGGATTGCCCAGCAGGGCGCTCACCGACGAAAAGCAGACGAAGAAGTCCAGAGGGTCGTTCAGCGTCAGGGTGTGCAGGTTCCAGCCGCCCAGCACCTTTGGCCGGGTCACGCGGGCGAGGCGTTCGGGCGTGAGACCCTCCAGCAGCACATCATCGATGACCATCGCGGCGTGAAAAACGCCCAGCAGCGGCGCAGCGGCACGCAGACCGTTCAGTACGGCTTCCAGCGTTGCCGTCTCGCTGATGTCGGCGCGTTCCACCCGCACTTCGGCCCCTGCTGCCCGCAGAGCTTCGACCTGTGCCTGCGCCCCGGCGCTGCCCTCACTGCGCCCCAGCAGCGCCAGCCGCCGCGCTCCGTGCTGCACCAGCCACTGCGCCAGCGCCAGCCCGAAGCCGCCCAGCCCGCCGGAAATGACGTAAAACCCGTCCGGGCGCAGTGTCAGCGGTGGCGGTTCGCGCAGCACGTTCGGCAGCTCCGGCACGTCCGGGCCTGCCAGTCCTTCCATGCTCAGCACCACCTTGCCGGTATGCCGCGCCTGGGCCATAAAGCGGAAGGCACTCAGCGCCTCGCGGAAGGGAAAAACCCGGTACGTCAGGGGCGCGAGTTCGCCGCTTTCGAACAGACCCATGACCTCGGAGAGCAGCCGCCGCATCTGCGCGGGCCGGTCCACCCACATCCGGTCCAGATCGACGGCGAAATACGAGAGGTTGTTGCGAAATGGCCCCAGATCGAGCGGGCTGTTGGCGTAGATGTCGCGTTTGCCGATCTCGACGAATCTGCCGTAGGGTCTGAGCACCGCCAGACTGCGCCCGATGGCGTCGCCCGACAGCGAGTTCAGCACGATGTCCACGCCCCTGCCTTCCGTGAGGGCCAGCAGGTCTTCGGCAAAGTTCAGGGTGCGCGAATCGAGCACGTGCGCGACGCCCAGCGAGTGCAGCAACTCGCGCTTTTCGGGCGTTCCGGCGGTGGCGAAGATGGTGGCCCCGGCCCGCTGCGCCAGTGCAATCGCTGCCAGCCCGACGCCGCCCGCCGCCGCATGAATCAGCACGCTGTCTTCCGGCCCCATCTGCGCCAGGGTGTGCAGCGCGTAATACGCGGTCATGAAGGCGATGGGAATGGCCGACAGCGCCTCGTGCCCGATGTTTGCCGGAGCGGGCACGGCGAAGGTGGCCGGAACCGTCAGATACGTGCTGAGCGCGTCTTTTGCACAGATCACCACGCTGTCGCCCGGCTGCACGTTGCTCACGCCCTCGCCCACGCGCACCACCTCGCCCGCCGCTTCCATGCCGTAGGCGCGGCCGGTGTAGCCGCCTTCCAGCGCCTCGCCCGGCAGCATGCCCATCGCCAGCATGATGTCCTTGAAGTTGAGCGCAGCGGCCTGCACCCGGATCTCGACTTCTCCGGCACCCGGCGCTCGGCGCGGCACTTCCAGAAAGCCCAGACTGCCCAGCACGCCGGGACGCGGCACCGTCAGCCGGTAGGCGTTGCCCTGCCCGTCCGGAGAAGCGGGCGCCAGCTCGGCCAGCGTGGCACGCGTCAGACGGTGAACGAATCTGGTGTTCCGGCGCAGCGCCACTTCGGTTTCGGGGCTGGCGGCCAGCAGCTCGGCGCTCAGCGCGGCCAGCAAGTCAGCCGTCGGGGCGTGTGGATCGAGGTCGAGACAACGCGGCGAGAACGCCGGATACTCCACCCCGACGACCCGTGCCAGCCCCCACAGCTCGGCGGCCAGCGGGCTGGTCAGATCGGGCCCCACCACCGCCTGAGCGCCCCGCGTGATGATCCATAGCGCCGGGGCTGCATCCGGCGAGCCGCTGTCCTGGCGGGCCAGCGCCTGCACCAGCGCCAGCAGTCTGTGTGCGCCGCTTTCCTCGGCGTCCAGCAGTTCAGCCGGGCCAGCATTCTGCGGCAGGGCCAGCGTACAGGCAAACACCACACCCGTCAGCGGGGTCTCGGCGCTCAGCTCGGCCAGCAGCGCCTCTGCCTGGGCAGGATCGGGGGCCAGCGTCACCCGCTGCTGCCGGAGTGTCAGCTCGGCCTGCACGCTGGCGGCAAACCCGGCGTCGTCGGCAACGAGCAGCCAGTGGCCCGGTGCTGTTGCCGGGAGTTCTGAGACGGGCGCAGCAGGCGCGGCAGCCGACGTGCGACCCCAGAGCAGGGCGTGGGTGTTCAGTTCTGCTTCGGGGACGGCGGGCAGGGTGTTCAGGTCTTGCAGGCCAGCGGCACTCGCCCACGCTTCCAGCGGCACCACCGCCTGTTCCAGTTCGGGCAGCAGGCGCGTCCAGGCGGGAACGCGGGTGGTGTATTCCAGCGCCAGCACCCCGCCGGGCGACAACAGCGCACTCAGCCGGGTCAGTTCATCCGGGCTGCTCACGGCGTCCACGCCCAGAATCAGGTCGAAGGTCTGTCCATCCCAGCCCTGCGCCGCCGGGTCCTGCGCCAGCGTCAGCGCACGAACGGCAGGCAGCTGCTGGGCGGGCAGGCCCAGCCGCGCCACCGCCTCTTCCAGCTGCTCGGCGTCAGGGTCGGCCAGCGTCCAGCTCAGTTCAGGCCGGACGAGCAGGCCCCAGAGATGCTGACTCAGACCGCCCGCCAGCGCCCCGACTTCCAGCACCCGCAGCTCTGTTCCGCCGTCTGCCAGCCGCCCTACCAGACCGCGCAGCAGGGCATGGACGCCGCGAACATCCGGCGACGCGTGCCGCAGATGGCCGTGCAGCGCGGGCGAAACAGCTGCCCGTTCGCCGCGCAGCCGCCCGGTCAGGCTGGACCCCGCCTGCGCCAGCAGATGCAGCTCGGCCTGATGTCCGGGAAACCGCGCCCACAGCGAGCGCCACAGCGCCCCGGCTTCGGCACGCGGATTCGCAGCGGGTTCGCCAGCCACCGCGAGTTCACGCACCGTTTCCAGCAGGTCGGCGGCCTGAACGCTCTCCAGCTCCAGCAGCGCCGCCTGAGCGTACAGCCCCGCCAGCCGCGCACTCAGACGCTCGAAGTCGGCGCGGTCTGCGGGGGTGCCGGTGCGCGTCAGCAGGTCGTCCCGGATCGCCAGCAGCTCCTGCGGAGCGGGCAACGTCGTCCACAGGGGCGCTGCCGCTACAGACAGCGACCGGGCCTCCCAGCGGTCCTGATACAGCAGGCTGTCCAGCCCCGCGCCCGCTGCGTCGATGGCCTGACAGTGCAGGCCACTCACCTCCGCGAACACCTCGCCCTCGGCGCTCAGCAGCACGATATCGCCGCTCACGCGCCCGCCCTCCCAGTGCGTCAGCCGGGCATGGGCGTACAGTTCGCCGTGTGGCACGCCATAAAAGCTCAGGTCACGGATCTGCACCGGCAGATACAGGCGGTCCTCCTGCACCTGCGGCAGTGTAGACACCGCGCCCAGCAGCAGCTGAAAACAGGCATCCAGCACAGAGGGCGGCAGCAGCGTCCCGTCCTGATGGTGCGGTTTCAGCGCTCCCAGGGCGGTTCCCTGCCCGGTCCACAGGCGCTCGATGCCCTGAAAAGCGGGGCCGTATTGCAGGCCCAGCGCAGAAAAGCGGGCGTAGAACTCCGCGAGGTTGACGGGTAGCGAACAGTCGGCCTTCAGCGTGTGCAGGTGCTGCGCTGCCGGGCGCTGGCCTCCCAGCCGCCGCAGCGTGCCCTGTGCGTGCAGCGTCCACGCCCCGTCCTCCTGAGCGGCCAGGTCGGTGGGCGCGGCGCTGTAGACGCGCAGACCGTGCCGCGTATCCAGCGTCGTCTGAAGAATTCGGCTGTTCGGGGGCGGCAGCACCAGCGCTTCCACGAAGTTCAGATCGTGCAGCACGCATCCGGTCTCGCCGTCCTCGCCAGTCTCGCGGGCCGCTGCCAGCGCCAGTTCCACGTAGGCCGCGCCCGGAAAGACCACCGCGCCCTGCACCACATGGTCCTTCAGGCCCGGCAGAGAAAAAGCGTCCAGCACGTTTTCCCATACCGGAGCGGGCAGGCCCAGCCGCTCACCGAGCAGCGGGTGAACCTTCAGACCCAGCCGCTCGCGCTGCGCCTGCGGCGTCTCGTTCCAGTAGCGCTCGTGCTGCCAGGGATAGCGCGGCAGCGGCAGGCGCTCGGCGGCGGCGTGAATTCTGGTCCAGTCGAGCGGCTGCCCCAGGGTATACAGGCGGCCCAGCGACCCCAGCATGATCGTGCGTTCGCGCTCGCGGCGGCGCAACGACGGCAGCGCCACGCTCTGCGTTCTGGCCTGAGCCGCCGGGGCACCGGCAATACAGCGGGCCATACTCTGAGACAGCACCGGATGAGCGCTGACTTCCAGAAATACGTGCGGCCCACCGCTGAGAATCTGGCGCATGGCGGGCGCGAACTGCACCGACTGGCGGATATTGCGCCACCAGTAATTCACATCCAGCTCGGCTCCCTCGACCAGAAGGCCGGTCACGGTGGACACCATCGGAATGGTCGGCGCACGCGGAATCAGGCCCTGCATGCCCTCGTAGAAGGCGGCGCGAATCTGATCCATGACCGGGCTGTGAAACGGCACCTCGACTTTCAGAAAGCTGTTGAAGGTGTCCTGGGCGTCGAGCTGAGCCGCGACGCGCTCCAGACTCGCGGTATCGCCCGCCAGCGTGATGTCGCTGCTGCTGTTGACAGCGGCGATGGAGATGCGCCCCGCCTCGCCCGCCACCAGTTCCTCGGCGCGGGAAAGCGGCACATCGGCAGCCAGCATGCGGCCCTGGCCCGCCGTCAGGTGTTGCAGGTGGCTGCGCTGATAGATCAGGTGGACAGCGTCCGGCAGGCTCAGAGCGCCCGCCACGTGCGCCGCCGCCGCCTCTCCCAGACTGTGCCCCACGATCACGTCGGGCACAATGCCCCAACTGGCCCACAGCCGCGCCAGGGCAACCTGCACCGCGAACAGCGCAGGCTGGGCGATGAACGTCTCGTCAATGCGTGAGGCGTCTTCCGGGGCATTCAGCTCTGCCAGCAGCGACCAGCCGGTATACGGCGTCAGGAGCGCGTCGATCTCGTCGAGAGCAGCCCGGAAGACCGGTTCCTGGGCGTACAGTTCGCGGCCCATGCCGAACCACTGCGGTCCCATGCCGGAAAAGACGAAGGCCAGCGGCAACCCCGTGGCTGCGTTGCCTTCGTGCGCGAGGATGCGGCCCTGCGCCATGCCGGGACGGTGTTCGTCTGCCAGAAACGCTTCGAGGGCGTCGTTCAGCTCGGTCACGGTGCCCGCTGCCAGACTCAGCCGAAACGGGTAATGGTCGCGGTGTCTGCCCAGGCTGTAGGCCAGCGCGGACAGATTCATCTCCGGGTGATCGTCCAGATCGTGAAGCTGGGCCGCTGCCACCGCTCTGAGCGCCTGCTGGCTGTGCGCCGAGAACACGAAGAGCTGTGGCCCGGACTGCACGGCAGCAGGTTCGGCCTGCCTGTGCTCGGGCGCGGCGTCGAGCACCACATGGGCGTTCGTGCCGCCGAATCCGAAGGAATTGATGCCGGTCAGAAAGGAACGCGAGCCGTCGGGCTCGGTGGGCCAGGGCTGCTGCCCGACTGCCACCCGCAGCCCATAACGCTCGAAGGGAATCGCCGGGTTAGGAGCGTCGAAGTGCAGATTGCCGGGAATCTCGCCGTGCTGGATGCTGAGCGCCGCCTTGATGAGGCCCGCCATTCCCGACGCCGCTTCGAGGTGGCCCATGTTGCTCTTGACCGAGCCGATCAGACACTCGCTGCCCTGGCCCGCGTGGTAGGTGGAGCGCAGCACGCTGCCCAGCGCATTGACCTCGATGGGATCGCCCGCCGCCGTGCCGGTCCCGTGGGCCTCGACATAGCGCACCTTCGCCGGATCGAGACCCGCGCCCGCATAGATGCTCGCCAGCAGCGCCGCCTGCGCCTCGCCGTTGGGCAGCGCGATGCCGCCGGTTCGCCCGTCCTGATTCAGATCGGCGGCGCGGATCACGGCATAGATGCGGTCGCCGTCGGCCTGGGCGCGGCTCAGCGGCTTCAGCACCACCACGCCGACGCCTTCGGAGCGCACATACCCGCTGGCATCGGCATCAAAACTCCGGCAGCGGCCCGCAGGCGACAGCATCTGCGATTTGGCGAATCCCATGGTGTTTTCAGGCCGCAGCATCAGGTTGGCCGCCCCGCTCAGGGCCACGCCGCACTCGCCGTTCCAGATGGCCTTGCACGCCATGCTGACCGCCACCAGCGACGAGCTGCACGCGGTATCGACGATGAAGCTGGGGCCGTGAAAATCGTAGTGGTACGAGATGCGGTTGGCGGCGATGCAGCTTCCAACCCCCAGATTGGTGAAGGGATCGATGGACTGGCGGGCACTGGCCGCCGTCTGAATGCCCGCGTAATCGCAGGTGGACAGCCCCACGAACACCCCGGTATCGCTGCCCGCGAGGGTGCTGGGCGGCAGTCCGGCATCCTGAAACGCCTCGTCGGCGACCTCCAGCAGCAGGCGTTGCTGGGGGTCCATGCGGGCCGCCTCACGCGGCGAGATGCCGAAAAACGGGGCGTCGAACTGGTCGATATCGCGGATGAAGCCGCCCCAGCGGGCATACATCCGGCCCGGCGCGTGGTGGTCGGGATGAAAGTATGCATCGACCAGCCAGCGGTTGGCAGGTACCTCGGTCACGGCATCGGCACCGCTTTTCAGGAACTGCCAGTAGCTCTGCGGGTCACTCGACTCGCCGGGAAAGCGGCAGCCGATGCCGATAATGGCGATGGGTTCACGGGCGCTGAAGTCGTGGGCGCTGGGTTCACTGACACTGGCAGGTTCGTGGATGGACTTCACGGAACACCTCAGATGGAAGAGAACGAAAAGTGCTGATCAGTCGGCGGCGAGCTGATCGGCGGCAGGTTGGCCGCGACCCGGCAGCGCGGGGCAGGGCGGCTGGGCATCCGGCGTCCAGTCGAGCAGTTCGGGGGTCAGCGGCGCGGCGGCAGCCTGCACCACCAGCGCGGCCTGATAGCCGTCCTGCACGCTCAGCAGGCGACCCTGCCACCGAGCGGTATCGTGGGGCGCGGCCTGCTCGACACAGACCTCACGGCCCTGAATGCCGAGTGACACGTGCTCAGGCGGCAGCGAGAACCCGCAGCCGAGCGCCTTCAGATACGCTTCTTTGGCTGTCCAGAGCTGAAAGAAGGCCGCCTGCTGAGCCGCGGCGGGCAGCCGTTCCAGCACCCCCCGTTCGGCCCGCGTATACACCTGCGCCGCCACGCCGCGCCACTGCAACTCGCGCACCCGCTCGACATCGGTACCGACCTCGCGGCCACGCGCCACGGCAAGCAGCGCCACCGTACCCGAGTGACTGAGATTGAAGCGCAGATCGTGCGGGTTCTGTGCGGGGGCAATCAGCGGTTTGCCGTGTGGCCCGGCCCCGAACTGCACCTCTGCGGGCGACAGACCGAGCAGAGGCGCGAGCACCTGACGCTTCATCAGGGCGGCGGCCAGAAACAGGTGGCGGCTCTGAAGATCGATCAACCGGGCTGCCCGCGCATGTTCCTGTGGCGACAGGCACCGATAGGCGCTGCGTGCCGTCGTCAGAGCCGCGAGCTGGCAGCGCCACACCCTCACGCCTGCCCCGGCGTCTGTCTGCTGCCTCGTCTGCGGCAAGGTCCAGCGCTCCGTGTCCTCCACTTCGCCTCCCTGATGCACCAACGCTGAGGTGTGCCAAGATTCTCTGGATACCGGGTACAGCTGACCGGAGACACTTCAGACAGCGCTCAGAGGAGGAATACAACAGCAGACGGCAGAAAAAAGCTCTGAAGATGTCTTCAGAATTGTAACATGTTCATAATTTTTCACGTTCTGGCGGAGCTGAAAACAGCCGCTGCCCGGCACCCTCGCGCAGTGCCGGGAGCAGGGCAGCGGGTGCCGGTCAGCAATCAACTGGAGGCTATTTCATGTTCATCGGCATGGAGTCCATGTTCGCCGGATCGCCGGGAGCCGGAGTCGTGGACGAAGGCAGGCCTGCCGGAACCGCCGCGCCGCGCTGCTTCAGCATTCCGGCGATCAACGAAATCTCGGCGGTCTGGCTCTGGACAATGGCGCGGGCCAGCGTCTGCACCTGCGGCACGCCCGACTTCAGACCGTCCTGAGCCATCTGGACGCCGCCCCGGTGATGCTGAATCATCAGTTCGAGGTACTCGGTCTCGGCCTGTTTCGCGCTCAGGGTATCGAGCGAACGCACCTGCGCCTCTGTCGCCATGCCCATCGCCACACGGTTCATGCCCGCCATCGGCGCGTCGCGGCCCGAGAAGGGCAGCCCCCAGATATCGAGCCAGCCGCCCATCTGCCCGATCTGTGCTTCCTGCGTCACCGCGATATCCTGCGCCAGCAGACGCACCGGAGCCGACACCGGGCGCTCCAGAATGTGCATGCTCAGTTCGACCGCCTGCGCGTGGTGCAGCCGCATATCACGGGCGAAGCGCACTGCCAGGCTCCCTTCCTGCGGCGGCCTGACCGAGATCCACAGCCCCCACCCGGCCAGACCCAGCACCACCACCAGCGCGGCCAGCACGGCGCGAACGGCCTTCACTGCGTGGTGGTGGTCGCGTATGGCCCGTCACAGGCCGCGCCGCGCTCCGGCGCACTCTCGCCCTGCTCGTACTTCGCCAGAAAGTCTTTCAGCGCGGGGTCGTCGGCAGATTTCAGCGTGAGCTGGGCATTCCACGCGCTCGCCATGATCGGCGCAGGCTGATTCTCGTAGGGCGACATCAGGATGTAGCTGCGGCCCTGCACGGCAGCCGTCAGCTTGGCGATATCGGCGGCAGAGGTGCCCGGCTTGTAGGTGACCCAGACCGCGCCGTGTTCCATGCTGTGCACGGCGTACTGGTCGTAGAGCGGCTTGTCGTAGATGCCGCACTGCTGCCAGCGCGGATTGTGCGGCCCACCCACCGGGGGATGCTCCTTGTACGTGATCTGCCCTTCCTGGTGGACGCCACCCGTGTAATTGAAGGTCTGAACCCCGGAGGCGTCGGTGCTGTTTTTGGTACAGGCCGCCAGCAGCAGCGGCGCGGCGATGGCAAGGCAGAGAAGTCGCTTCATCGCCTCCATCATGACAAATCGGAGGCAGTCAGGTGTCCTGCGCCGCCAGACAGCCGCGCTTGCATCCTGAGCGCGGGGCGTGTACACTCCTCGTCCAGAACCTCGCGAGCCTCAGCCCCCTCCAGCGTGAGCGGCTCTCCCCAACGGCTGAAGATTGAGATAAAACGGCGATGACGCTTCACCTGCCTTGAGCGGCCTGCTCGGCACCCCTGTTCCGTCCCCGGTCATCCGTGTTCATCGGCCCGTTTCAGCCGATCCTTCAAGTCTGCGGCCAGCTTGCGCCAAGGCCGCACTGCTCATGTTCAACTGCCAACTCTGTGGCCGCACCGTGCCGCCACACACCCCGGTCCACCGCATCGTGCTGGAAATCCGCCCCCGGTCCTATCCACCCCGCGAGAAGATCTATTCCCCCATTCCCGCCGAAAGTGCGAAGGGCAGACGCGGCAAGCACAGGGCGAAAAAGACCCGCTCTTCCCGGCTCAAACGAGACGATCCCGGCGGCCAGGGCTCCGAGATCGTGCGTGAAGTACTGAGTTGTCCTGAATGTGCGCTGAGCTCTCGACCCTGAGCGGCTGCACAGGCCCTGGCCGACAGCTCAGCGCCGATGGGTTATCGGGGCAACACCGACGCGCCCATCAGGAAGCTGTCGACCGCCCGCGCTGCCTGCCGCCCCTCCCGGATGGCCCAGACCACCAGGGATTGCCCGCGCCGCATGTCGCCTGCCGCGAATACGCCCGGGACGTTGGTGACGTAGCCGCTGCCTTCATCGGTGCCCGCCTGAGCGTTGCCGCGTCCGTCTTTCTGCACTCCGAACTTCTCCAGAATGCTGCCGATCGGACTCATGAAACCCATCGCCAGCAGCACCAGATCGGCAGGCAACACCTCTTCCGTGCCGTCCACCTCGACCATCTTGCCGCCTTCCCACTGCACGCGCACGGTGCGAATGCCGGTCAGTTTGCCGTTTTCGCCAATAAATTCGCGGGTTGCAATCGCGAACTGACGCTGGCCGCCTTCCTCGTGGCTGCTGCTGGTCCGCAGGCGGTAGGGCCAGTACGGCCAGCTCAGCGGCTTGTATTCGCTCTCAGGCGGCATCGGCATCAGTTCGAACTGCGTCACGCTCCGGGCACCCTGACGGTGGCTGGTGCCCATGCAATCGCTGCCGGTGTCGCCGCCGCCGATCACGATCACATCCTTGCCGGTTGCCAGAATCTGCCCGTCACCCTTCCAGCCGTGATTGACACGGTTCTGCTGCGGCAGGAACTCCATCGCA is a genomic window of Deinococcus sp. KNUC1210 containing:
- a CDS encoding condensation domain-containing protein — encoded protein: MTTTTPSTAALSPDEKRALLLRLLRERGKLAEQTPASSAPIPEALPRLTPDPAQRFEPFALTDIQHAYWIGRSDTLELGGVGAHIYSEFDLPITDTARMSRAWGQVVQRHDLLRMVVRPDGRQQVLEHVPAYEIAEGDLRGLSAEQQEGALQHSREAMQARVYDPAVWPMFAAQVFRLQDGLSRVCISFDMLILDLRSFQIVLEEWFRFYADPDLTLPPLPITFRDYLSAQAGLRGSDTEQQAQAYWFARTEELPPRPRCRCAVHRRSRTPRPSRAAEPSCPPSTGSG